Below is a genomic region from Desulfobacter sp..
CCCTGTGACCACATAGTAAAGGCCGAAAAAAATATTCTGGCCCGCAGGCCCGTCCAAAAGCAGGTCTGAATTGGGATAAATCCCGTTGTGAATTTTATGGCCCCACTCAAAATATTTGTTTACCAAAAAGATCGCACCGCAAATTTGGGTGGCCGTAAGCGCAGCCAAACCAAGGGTTTTCTGTCCTTTTTGTACGGCGGTAATGCTGGCCGCCACACCAAAGCTTGAGATGAGCAAAATGATGGTATTGACCAGGCCCAGCACCCGGTTCAGTTGACGGCCGCCATCGATGAAATCTTCAGGATAAAAGGTCAGGTACACGGCATAGAGGACAAAAAGACCGCCAAACAACACAATCTCCGTGTACAAAAAAAGCCACATCCCCAGTCTCTTTCCGGATTCGTCATGATCTGCAGAATGAAACGCCATAGGCATCCTTTTTTTGGCTGGTCTTTATTTTTGGCTGGTCTTAATTTTGGGCTCGTTTTTGTCTGGGGCTCATACTTTGTTTTGGGCCTTGATCACCTTTGAAAAATCATAGGGATAGTCCAGAATATCCGGGTCGGTTTCAAAATTGTGCAGTGGTGGCGGAGAGCTGGTCTCCCATTCCAAGGTCACCCCGCCCCAGGGATCGGCCGCGGCATTCCGGGCGGTTCTCAAGCTCAATCCCAGATTAACAAACATCAGTCCGATTCCCAGAATCATGAACAAGGCCCCGAATCCGGCTAAAAAGTTGCCCAGGGCAAATTGAGGCAGATAATCATAATACCGCCGGGGCATCCCCCCAAGTCCTAAAATAAACATGGGCACATAGTGAAAGATAAAACCGCCGGTCACCAGGATGGATGCAATATAGGCCCGTTTAAAATCATACATCCTGCCGAACATCTTGGGCCACCAATAATGAAGCGCCGCAAAAAAGGCAAAGCCTGTGCCCCCGAACATGGTAAAATGAAAATGGGCCACCACAAAATGGGTGTCATGGACATGGATATCCGTGCCGGCCGCCCCCAGCACCAGCCCTGTCAGCCCGCCCACACAAAAAAGATAAACAAAGCACAGGGACAAAAACAGGGGCGGACTCATCTGAATGGCCCCCCGGTACAGGGTGGCGATCCATGAAAACACCTTGATGGCAGACGGGATGGCCACAACAAAGGTAAGCAGGGAAAAAACAAACACGGCTGTATCGCTCATGCCCGAGGTGTACATGTGGTGGGCCCACACCAGAGATCCTGCCACGGCAATGGCCATGGACGAGGCCACAATGGCCTTGTACCCGAAAATGGATTTCCTGGCAAACACCGGAATAATCTCGGATATTACCCCCATTCCCGGCAAAATCATGATATAGACTGCAGGATGGGAATACATCCAGAACAGGTGCTGATAAAGGATGGGGTCCCCTCCCCGGGAAGGATCAAAAAGGCCGATATTAAAAAAGCGTTCGACCATCACCAGCACCAGAGTGATGGTGACCACAGGGGTGGCCAGAAGCTGGACCCAGGAGGTGGCATACAGACTCCAGGTAAACAAAGGGATCTGCATCCACCCCATTTTAGGACTTCGCATCCGGTGAATTGTGGTGATAAAATTCAAGCCGGTAAGCATGGAAGAAAACCCCAGGACAAACGCGGCAAACACGGCGGTTGACACGTTGGTCTGGGTGGAAATGGAAAAGGGCACATAAAAGGTCCAGCCCGTATCCGGGAATCCGTCGGAAAAAAGGGCGGCAATGGCGATGCCCCCGCCCAGCATGTAAAGATACCAGGAGAGCAGGTTAAGTCTGGGGAAAAACACATCATCGGTCCCGATCTGGATGGGCAGGAAAAAATTGCCAAATGCCCCGGGCAGGGCCGGTATGATGAATAAAAAAATCATGATCACCCCGTGAAGGGTAAAGGCTGAATTATAAAGTTCCGGGGATAAAAAATTCTCCCCGGGCTGCATCAGCTCCAGACGGATCAGGCCGCCAAGAATTGCAGCCACACAGAACCAGAACAAAATGGCAAACAGATACATCAGCCCGATCCGTTTATGATCATGGGTCAAAGCCCAGGACCAAACGCCTTTGAACCTTGCAGGTGACGGGGTTTCAAAAAAAGAGGGTTCAGGGTCCATATCATCCTTTCAGCCAATGGATACACCCAATGGATGCCCTGGGTGATGCATCGGGTTTATTTATGCTGGCGGCCCCTTTTGGATCTGTATTTGGACGGCCTGACAAGAAAGAGAAGGAAACCGATCAGCAAGATCAAAATCGCAGTTCCTGTAATCCGAAACATTTTAAACACATAGGTTTTATTTTCAGCATCGTAATCAAAGCAAAAGGAGAGCACCCCTTGTTTGATGGATATTCCACTCTCCCCTTTTCCAGCCTCGCTCAATGCCATTCCCACATCAAAGGGAAGAAAGTTCGGGCCATATAGGTAACGGATGATCTTGCCCTTCTTTGCCAAGACAATCAAAACATTGGGATGGATATAATTATGTTTGCCCTGTTTGACAAAATAAAAGCCCAAAGACTGGGTGAGCTTGAGGATATTTTCCCGGTTTGAGGTCAAATAGTACCAATGGTCCAGGTCCATATCCCGGGTGATCAGATTGGCATAGTTCTGCTTGGAGGTCCTTGCATGGGAGGCATCCTCGTCATCACTGAAACTCAGGGAGATGACATTGAACTCTTTTCCCACACTCCCGGGGACCTGGTTGAGCGCATGACTGAGATTTGCCTGGAGAATATTACAGACAGAAGGACACATGAAAAAAATCGGCAGCAGGATTACAGGTTTGTCAAACACGGATTCAAGATCAACTATTTGATTTTTTTCATCCCTGAATTCAACTGCAAAATCAATAAAATCATCCAGTTTTTCATCCACTCTCACCTGGCCTGCCAAATCGGCATTCATGGCCTGGGCAGACATCTCCATCTTTTCATGGTCATGGCCACCGTTTTCATCACCCGAAAGGGTGTGATCCATCTTTTGCTCGGCCACGGCCTTAGGGGGCGATGGCCCATGGCCTGAATGGTCGTGGGTGTCGCCCAGGACACTGCCCGAGCAATATGCCATGGCCCAAAGAAATGCCATCATGAAAAAAAAGGTTCGAAATTTCATTATTTTATCTTTTGGGTTTCACCGGTGTTATAGTTGACCTCGTACACCTCCCGCCAGGCATGACCTGCCCTGAATGAATCCCGCCCAAACCCATAGGCAATCATGATGCGCGAAACCTTGTCCGGATCAATGGACTTATCCCACTTATCCTGGGCTTCTAGGAGCAGGGAAAAAGAAATGGTGGTGACCCCGTCTTCTTCCTGGCCCTCGGGATTGAGCACATGATTTTCGCCCCCCAGTTTTTCATCTGAAGAATGTCCTCTTTTACGATCGCCATAATGATCTTCTATTCTGACCTTTCCCTTTTTAACGGCCCCAATGATAATATTGGCCCCCTGCATGGCTTTTTCAGGGTCAAACCCAATGGCCACCCATCCTTGGGTTTTTGCAGAAAGTTTAACATGAATCCGGTCTTGATCAATCCGCCAAAACACCGTCATATCATCAGCCTTAAGCTCGTGATCATATTCCGAACCCATGGCCGTGCCGGGTATTAAAATAAAGGCTGCAATCAAAGCACTAAAAAAATATCGTAACATGTTTCCCCCTTTATCCAAAAACAAGTTCACCGCCGGAAAAGCCCAGACCGACAGCCAGTAAAATCAATAAAAAATAAAATCCGGTCATTTTGTTAAACCCCGGGTTTTCAGGATCATCCTTGACAGCAATAAAAATCATGAGAATGGCCAGAAGCGCGGCCAGCACCATTTTTACAATGATCAGGGTCTCCCACTGGCCCTGGTACTTGTGCTGCCAGTCCAGATACCCTGTAAATACCGTTGGCACAATTCCCAAAAGCCCTAGGATCAGGCAATGATACCCTGTTCTGGCAAGGATTTTCAACCGAGGCACCACTGCACAGAATCTGAACACCACAGCCCCCATCACCATGCCCATGGGGATATGGGTAAAGGCAGGATGAACAGGATGCAAAAAACCGATTTGGGTTAAAAATTCAAAAATCGTTTCAGTCATGGAATCACCTTTTTGTAGTTCATTTATACTTAAGTTAAGATGCAGCCACAATTTTTAAATGGCCCTGCTCGGGCAATTAAACGGTTACAGAGATTAAAGTTATTTCTCAAACCATGGTGCGTTTTCCATGTTCCAATGGGATCTGGCATTGTCTGCCAATGGTCAAGACGAATTTGATCTATATTTTATATATAGAATCGAGCTGGGAACAAGTCAAGAAAAATTGGGGTCTTTTCATAAACACGAACAAAAAAAGTTAGCTTATTAAAACTTTTTACTTGACAACTTATCATTGGTGCGCATAATATGTCTAACACGGGACAGAATTAAAAAAGTACACAACAAACCAATCCCAGAAAAAAAGGAGAATACCATGAGCAGCCACGAACATAACTATATAGAAAGTGATGAAGAAAGAGAAGTCGGACACGAAGATACCCGCCATTTAAACTTTGAATGTGAAACTTCTGACTCCATTGGATGCGACAACGGAGTTGATGTTGCAGGATAACCCATAACCCTCGTTAAGTTTAAGTATTATATTGCTTCCGAATAAAGGCGGCGCCCCTTGCCAAGGCGCCGCCTTTATTTATTTGAAACTTGAGACAAAAGCCCCTTATCAACCCGCATGTTTCACGAAACGATTTTACTTTAGCGGCAAGGCCGCCAGGCAAAACATTTCAATAGAGGGTCTGTTTCATTGGATACAAAAACAAAGCCCATGGTCCGTCCATCCAGGTTATTGAGGGTGAAACTTGGCAATCTGCCGGGACAATGCAACCAGCCTTCCGTTTTCATCCCAGAGTTCACCATCTTCCTCCACCAGACCGCTTGAAATAAACCGGGTGGTAAATATGCCTTTGAGCCGGTCAGATGAGGGCAGTTCCCTGATATTGACCGAATATTCAATGGTGAGCACCCAGGCCACAAGCCCGTGGCGGGCAAGGACACAAGGGGGAAAACTGTCTGCAAACAGGGTCAGGGCCTCAAGGTCAACGGCCCGGGGGTCTTTAAAGCGTACCCAGCCTTTCATCACAGATCTTTGGGCCAGATTGCCCTCCATCCACCCGGCATACTCAGGATCCAGCCTCAGGTCCACCTGATCAAACAAGGAATATCCGGGCATGGACGGCACCTTTATGCACCTGTCCCATGGGGCCACATCTTCGGGCACCCCATCATAGTCCGAAGGAAAATCAATTTGACTGGGCCTTACAAAAGTTCCCATGGCCCTGATCCGTTCCCTGCCATCCTGAACGATACTTGCCTGTTTTCTTATAAAATGGGTGGATTCTCCCAGGGTGGAGACCTGGATCCGGGTCGGGCAATGAAGACACCGGTCCATGTAATTGGCCGTGATAATGGCAGCCGTGTTTTTGATACCCCCGGCCACACCCTAGCTGTCACCGGTGTTATTCCCGGGCAAATCTGCTCCCATGGCCCGGGTCAAAAGGGCCATAATATAACCTCCGTTTGCCGTGTTATTGATGGCCCATCTGTCTGACAACACCAGGGTGTGACCCCCGGCTTTTTCCGGAACCATTCTTAAATCATTGTCAAATACATGCATGGCTCAATCCCTGATATTTTTCTTTATTTCCCTTATGATGCCGGAACAGACCTGGTTGGCATCCGCCACAATGGCCACATCCGCCATTTTCATCATGGTGGCGTTGGGGTTTTTATTCACGGCCACAATAAAATCGGCATCAGAGATGGCCGCAGTATGCTGAATGGCGCCTGAGATGCCGAAGGCAAAGAGGACCTTGGGCCGGATCTGTTTGCCTGCCTGTCCCACCAGGGCATCATGACCGATCCAGTCGGCATAGACCACAGGTCTTGTGGCCCCGACTTCTGCATTCATAAGACCGGCAAGGTCGAATAATTTTTTAAACTTTCCCTTGGAGCCCATGCCCCTGCCCCCGGTGATCACAATATCCGCCTCTTCAATCCCCACAGCCTTGGCCGGTTTATATTCGGACTGAAGACAGCAAACCCTTTGTTCGGGAAGATCTTCTGGCAGATCCATGGGGATTATCTCCCCTTTGGCATTGTCATCATGGGCCAGTTCCCGGAAGGTGCCGGGCCTGACAGTGGCCATCTGGGGCCTTGCCTTGGGGGTGATGATCCTGGCGATGAGGTTGCCGCCAAAAGAGGGGGCAATCTGAACCAGACGCCCTTTTTCATCAATTTCAAGGTCAATGCAGTCTGCGGTCAAACCCGTTTTCAAGGCCTTGGCCACCCTCGGGGCAATCTCCTGACCAAATCGTGTGGCCCCGATCAAAAGAATATCAGGAGAAAATTCTCTGGCCAGGCTGGTGAGCAGAAAACTGTAAATTTCAAGGGAATATCCCTCAAGCCGGGGATGATCCATCACATATACCCGGTCAGCCCCATGGGCAATATACTCACGGGCATACTCGTCCACATCATGGCCGAACACCACGGCACAAACCTTTGCCCCGGTCTTTTCAGCCAAAAATCTGGCCCGGGCCAAAATCTGAAGGGTAACCCGGCTGCGGAAATAATTCCGGTAATCTCCAAGCACCCAGATATCTTTATTTGTTTTTTCCATTCTGACCTTCTTTCATCTCAATATCCTTGCCCATGGCAGAGCTGATAACCTTGCCATAGGTTTTAAACAATTGGTCGACCACAGACTTTGCAGCCCCTTTGAGCACTGTATTTTTCTTTTGGGTGGTGGGAGAATATACCTCTATAATTCTTGTGGGAGAATCCTTGAGCGCATTGAATTCCTTGTCAAGACCCAGCATCTTTGCGTCCACAACCGTCACCCGGGATGTTTCAAATGCCGACTGGACATCTCCAAGACAAGCATATCCCGGGGCAAAGGCCCCCTGGTCAATGGTCACAAGGCCCGGCAAATCCATTTCCAAGGTTTCTAAAAATTCATCCACATGGCGCTGTACAATCAGGGTTCGGCCTGAAAGGCTCAGGTGGGAGGCCCATCCAATGGCCGGCATATCCAGTTCACATGCCAATTGGGGGCCGACCTGTGCGGTCTCGCTGTCACTGGTCTGGGCCCCGCAGAGAATAAAATCGGTTTGGGGCTCAAACCTGCGGATATATTCGCCCAGGATAAAAGAGGTCAGGCAGGTGTCTGCTCCGGCCATCTGCCGGTCAGAGAGCAACACCCCCCGGTCTACCCCTAAAGCCACGGCCTGGTGAAGGGTTTCTTCGGCCATGGCAGGCCCCATGGACAGGGCCAGTATCCTTGTGGAAACCCCGTCTTCTGACCGGGCCTACTTGAGCTTAAGACTTGCTTCAAGGGCCAGCTTTGAACAAGGATCCATCATACCCTGGGCCAATTCCCGTTTCAGGGTCCCTGTTTTGGTATTCCAGGGCAGCTCGGATACCATAGGCACCTGCTTAATACATACAACGATATTAAAATTTTCCATTTTTTATCATCCTGATACTTGGATTGGCTTAACTTGGCCGGGTCAGCAGATCCCTGGCAATGACCATTTTCTGGATTTCACTGGTCCCTTCATAGATCTGGGTAACCTTGGCATCCCTGAAATACCGCTCCACATCATACTCCTTGGAATATCCATACCCCCCGTGAATCTGTACGGCAAGGTCGGTGACCTTTTTGGCCGTGTCACTGCAGTGAAGCTTTGCCATGGAGGCCTGGGCTGAAAATGTCCCTCCCCTGTCCTTGGCAGCCGCAGCACGGTATAGCAAAAGCCTGGAAGCCTCAATCCCGGTTGCCATCTCTGCCAGATAATTTTGAATGGTCTGGAACCTGGAAAGGGAGGAATTAAACTGCTGGCGTTCCCTGGCATAGGAAAGGGAGGCTTCAAAAGCGGCCTGGGCAATGCCCAGAGCCTGGGCAGCAATGCCGATTCTGCCGGTGTCCAGGGCTGACAAACCGATTTTCAATCCCTGGCCATGTTTACCCAGAAGATTGGTTTCAGGAATCGTGCAATCCTCAAAAAAAAGAGAAGATACCGGATTCGCCCGCATCCCGCAGAGTTCTTCAACCTCCCCCACCAAAAATCCGGGCCGGGTTTTTTCCACCACAAAAACATTGGCCACGGGTTTGCCCTTGACCCTGTTCTCCTGCTCGTCCACGGCAAAAACCAGGGCAATATCGCAGACCCCACCATTGGTGACAAAAATTTTGGTCCCGTTGATCACATAGCCTGAATCTGTTTTCCGGGCCATGGTTTCCACGCCTCCGGCATCAGAACCGGCATTGGCCTCTGTCAGGCAGAAGGCACCGATATGGCTGCCCGAGGCCATATCCGGCACCAGGCGTTGAATCTGCTCCGGCGTACCAAAGGCCAGAATGGGATATATTCCCACAGAGTTGTGAACGGTAACACAGAGCCCGAGAGAGGCAGATACCCGGGAGAGTTCTTCGATGACAATGGCATAGGAGATACTGTCCAGTCCTGCCCCACCTAAATGCCTGGGAACCTAAAGCCCGAAATAATGAAGCGGCCCCATTTTCTCTGCGATTTCACTCGGGAAACGACCTTCCTTGTCCAATTGTGCCACATGGGGCTTGATTTCAATTTCCGCAAACTCCCGGACTGTTTTTCTGACCAATTGGTGTTTCATACAGGGATTAAAATCCATTTGATCCTGCCGTAAATTTTTTATTAAACAATTAAGGCTGTGCCAAATTCGATCCCCTTGTCCTTGAATTCAGCCCAGACACACGGACGGACTATACCCTATTCCAAAGCATTTTCAAGTATTTTACAATAATCAGCCTGCCCAAGGGTCAAGGGATTTGAATCGTTTGAATTGTTGGCCACAGACATCCGGGCAATGGTCTTGTTCTGGTCCGGGCCAATGTTCAAATCAGAAAAACGCGGAATTTTCAGGCGGGAGGAAAGCGACCTGATCTCCTGGATAAAGGTTTTGGCCAGAGCGTCCTGGGGATCCTTTGCCCCGGGAAAAACGGCCTTGGCCTTTTGGGCCATGCCGGCGATTTTGGCAAGATCCGCCATTTTCCCCTTGCAGGCCAGCAAATTATAGGCCAGCACATGGGGAAGAAAAATGGAATTGGCCACCCCGTGGGGAACATCGTAAAGCGCCCCAATGGATTCTGAAATACAGTGGACCGCAGTCACATCTGAATTACCAAAGGCAAACCCTGCAATGGTGGAGCCCATCATGAGGTTTTCCCGGTCAAGCCGGTTATTTTCAATATCTGCCCAGGCCTTTTCCAAAGATCCCAAAATCAATTGCACAGCCCTGGCCGCACAGGTATCGGTAACCAGGGTGGCAGGTTTTGACAAATAGGCCTCCACAGCATGGGTTAAGGCATCAAGGCCTGTGGAGGCAATAATGGATTTGGGCAGGCTTGAAATCAGATCCGGGTCCACAATGGAGACACAAGGATACATCCGTGACCCTTTGATGCTCATCTTAAATTTTCGGTTTACATCGGTGATCACCGAGACCCAGGTCACCTCTGACCCTGTGCCGCAGGTGGTGGGAATGGCCAAAAAGGGTAAAGGATCTGAAGTGTACTTTTCCCTGCCTTCATAATCTTCAATATTCCCCCCATTGGTCACCAGCAAAGCCAGGGCCTTTCCAGCATCCAGGGGGCTGCCCCCGCCAAGGCCGATGATCAGGTCTGGTTTATCCGTTCTCAGGGCCGCGGCAATCTGGTTAATGGTGTTGGATTTGGGATTGGCTTCGATCTGATCAAACACCCTTGCACCGGGCAAAAGATCTGTTACCCGGTCCACAAGTCCTGCCTCAGCAACACCTTTATCCGTAATAATGACTGAAGATTTGGCCTTTAACTCTTCTGATACAATAGATTTGAGCTGTTCAATCTGGCCAGGTCCAAAATAGAGTTTAACCGGCATGTGAAATAGCATTTACCCTCCTCGATCATTTAAGCCTTTTAAATTTAATTGGCCTGCATTAAACTCTTTTTGAACAAATCCTGCAAGGTCAAATTCGGTAAAAAAGGCCTTGGAATAATTGATAAACAAAAGAGACATACGACTTTAAGTCAAAGGAAAATTAAATGAAAATTAAGATCACCTATTGCTCGGTCTGAAACTACCAGCCCAAAGCTGCCGGTCTGGCAGCCCTCATCAAAGAACAGACAGGCATCGTTGCCGAACTTGTCCCCGGTGCCAACGGTATCTATGAGATTGTTGCTAACGATACTCTTGTATTTTCAAAGCATGCCTCGGGCAGATTCCCGGAAGACAAGGAGATCATGGATCAGCTGTTAAAATAAACCTATTTTGCTGTTCTCATAAAAAAAAGGGAGAGATTGCCCGGACAAAAACGTGGAAAACCTTACAGGTTTATATTTTCCAACTAAAACAGGCTGCCGGGTAACCCTGGCAGCCTGTTTTCAGAAAAGGAAAAAAAGATGAAAAAATTAATTTAATTTGTATAAAAGCAATCCTTGTGCCAAGTCCTTTTTAAATATCTTAAAACAAAGCTAAATCATTGTTTTTATTGAAAATAAAAACATTAGGCTTTCTTTTCTATCCGATTTCACCCGTTTTCCGGTGGGAATCCATGGATATTGCGGACAATTTTCAGTCTAAAAGTTCAAAATTTTGAACTCCATAAAGACCCGTCCAGGCCTGTGTCAGGGTAACCAGCTTAAATTACGATAAAATCAACAGGTTCAAACCTGTGAATCCGGCCGCTGCTTTAAAATTCACAGATTTGAACCCGGCCATGGTCCAAGATCAATTCACCCGGGGGCATAAAAAAACAAACCCCCGGCAGGCTCGATGGCCTGCCGGGGGTAAAAACAACTAAAGGTTTAATTAATACTTATAATGCTCTGACTTAAACGGACCGTTTACCGGAATTCCAAGGTAATCTGCCTGTTCCTGGGTGAGCTTGGTCAACGTAACGGAAAGATTTTTCAAATGAAGCCTTGCCACTTCTTCGTCCAATTCCTTGGGCAGGGTATAGACCTTTGCCTCAAGATCTTCCTTGGCCAGTTTAATCTGGGCCAGGGTCTGATTTGAAAAAGAGTTGCTCATGACAAAACTGGGGTGACCTGTGGCGCAGCCAAGGTTGACCAGCCGGCCTTCTGCAAGCACGATAATCGAGCGGCCGGATGCCAGGGTCCATTTGTCCACCTGGGGTTTGACAACAATCTTTACGGCCTTGGGATGATTTTCCAGGTATGCCATATTGATCTCATTGTCAAAATGGCCGATATTGCAAATAATGGATTCATCCTTCATCATCTCCATATGTTCTCCTGTGATCACATGGTAGCTGCCCGTGGCCGTGACAAAGATATCTCCCCGGGTGGCGGCATCTTCCATGGTAACCACCTCATATCCTTCCATGGCCGCCTGGAGGGCGCAGATGGGATCGATCTCAGTGACCAGAACAATGGCGCCATACCCTTTCATGGAAGCGGCACATCCCTTGCCCACATCACCATACCCTGCCACGACAACGGTTTTGCCGGCAAGCATCACATCGGTTGCCCGCTTGATACCGTCGGCCAGGGATTCCCGGCACCCGTAAAGGTTGTCAAACTTGGATTTGGTAACCGAATCGTTGACATTGATGGCCGGAAACAAAAGTTCTTTTTTGGATGCCAGCTGATAGAGGCGGTGAACCCCTGTGGTGGTCTCTTCTGAAACCCCTTTGATCTTTTGGGCAATCTCTATCCAGCGCTGGGGATCCCGGGCCTGGGAAACCTTGAGGCGGTCCATAAGGCACCGTTCGTCCTGGCTGTGGGTCTGTGTTTCAAGTATAGAGGGATTTTTTTCCACTTTTACACCCTGGTGAACAAAAAGGGTGGCATCCCCTCCGTCATCCACGATAAGATCCGGGCCGGACCCGTCAGGCCAGATCAAGGCCTGTTCTGTGCACCACCAGAACTCGTCCAGGGTTTCTCCTTTCCAGGCAAAAACAGCCGCAGTCCCTTTTTGGGCAATGGCGGCAGCTGCATGATCCTGGGTGGAAAAAATATTGCAGGATGCCCAGCGGATATCAGCGCCCAGCTCGTACAGGGTATCAATGAGCATGGCGGTCTGGATGGTCATGTGAAGGCTGCCCATGATTTTCAGGCCCTTGAGAAGTTTTTCAGGACCGTACTTTTCCCTGATGGCCATGAGTCCGGGCATTTCCTTTTCAGAAAGCTGCATGTCCTTGATTCCGTCCTCGGCAAGGGAAATATCCTTGACCTTGTATTTTAATGAAAGGTCAAGATCTATAAAATCAGGGATTTTCCTTGGCTCTAGCATATGGTAACTCCTTGTGCTTTGAGTGTTTTGTCTATAAGGTTATTTTTTAAATCAATAAATAGTAAACCCCAGAGCGTTACTCGTAAATTTAAGGCCGCCTGATCCGGCATTGGTCAAAACCCATCACACCTTGTCAGACAGCCTTTTTTAGGGGGTTGTCAGGTTTATAATCCTGCCAGAGTTCTGATCTGGTCAGCTTTGATGGTTCTTTCCCAGTAAAAGTCAGGGTCTTTACGTCCAAAATGGCCATAGGCTGAGGTCTTTCTGTAAATGGGACGCAAAAGGTCCAGCTCCTTGATAATGCCGGCAGGCTTTAAGTCAAAAACCTCTTTGACAATCTCAACCGCACGGGCTTCATCAATTTTGCCTGTGCCCATGAAATCCACCATCATGGACACCGGCTCTGCCACACCAATGGCATAGGCCACCTGAACCTCGCACTTGTCTGCAAGACCTGCTGCCACAAGGTTTTTGGCTACGTAACGGCCCATATAAGAGGCAGATCTGTCCACCTTGGAAGGATCTTTTCCGGAAAAACATCCGCCGCCGTGGCTGCCCTGGCCCCCATAGGTATCGACAATAATCTTACGGCCGGTAACCCCGCAGTCGCCCATGGGACCGCCAACCACAAAACGGCCGGTTGGATTAATGAAAAACCGGGTATCTCCGTCCATCATATCTTCAGGAATCACTTTTTTAATGACTTCTTTAATTATGGCCGCCTTAAGGTCATCATGGGTGACATCGGGAGAATGCTGGGTGGAAATCACAACGGTATCCACCCGTTTAGGCTTGCCGTCCACGTACTCGATGGTCACCTGGGATTTGCCGTCGGGCCGGAGAAAATCAAGGGCACCGTTCTTTCGGACCTGGGTCAGGCGGTTGGTGAGTTTATGGGCATAAATAATGGGCATGGGCATGAGTTCTTCGGTTTCATTGGTGGCAAACCCGAACATCAGGCCCTGATCACCCGCGCCCTGCTCTTTAAACAGCCCTGCGCCTTCGTCAACACCCTGGGCAATATCACGGGACTGCTGATCAATACTGGTGATGACAGAGCAGGTCTGCCAGTCAAATCCCATGGTGGAAGAGTTGTATCCGATATCTTTAATGGTATTTCTGACCACTTCGGGAATATCCACATAGCAGTCTGTGGTGATTTCGCCGGCCACCATGGCAAGGCCTGTGGTCACCAATGTCTCGCAAGCCACGCGGCAGTTTTTGTC
It encodes:
- a CDS encoding cytochrome c oxidase subunit 3 family protein, producing the protein MAFHSADHDESGKRLGMWLFLYTEIVLFGGLFVLYAVYLTFYPEDFIDGGRQLNRVLGLVNTIILLISSFGVAASITAVQKGQKTLGLAALTATQICGAIFLVNKYFEWGHKIHNGIYPNSDLLLDGPAGQNIFFGLYYVVTGLHAIHIIVGMSLLAVAMGFWASNRITAKRFGLLENAGLYWHLVDLVWIFIFPLFYLII
- a CDS encoding cbb3-type cytochrome c oxidase subunit I: MDPEPSFFETPSPARFKGVWSWALTHDHKRIGLMYLFAILFWFCVAAILGGLIRLELMQPGENFLSPELYNSAFTLHGVIMIFLFIIPALPGAFGNFFLPIQIGTDDVFFPRLNLLSWYLYMLGGGIAIAALFSDGFPDTGWTFYVPFSISTQTNVSTAVFAAFVLGFSSMLTGLNFITTIHRMRSPKMGWMQIPLFTWSLYATSWVQLLATPVVTITLVLVMVERFFNIGLFDPSRGGDPILYQHLFWMYSHPAVYIMILPGMGVISEIIPVFARKSIFGYKAIVASSMAIAVAGSLVWAHHMYTSGMSDTAVFVFSLLTFVVAIPSAIKVFSWIATLYRGAIQMSPPLFLSLCFVYLFCVGGLTGLVLGAAGTDIHVHDTHFVVAHFHFTMFGGTGFAFFAALHYWWPKMFGRMYDFKRAYIASILVTGGFIFHYVPMFILGLGGMPRRYYDYLPQFALGNFLAGFGALFMILGIGLMFVNLGLSLRTARNAAADPWGGVTLEWETSSPPPLHNFETDPDILDYPYDFSKVIKAQNKV
- a CDS encoding SCO family protein, which translates into the protein MMAFLWAMAYCSGSVLGDTHDHSGHGPSPPKAVAEQKMDHTLSGDENGGHDHEKMEMSAQAMNADLAGQVRVDEKLDDFIDFAVEFRDEKNQIVDLESVFDKPVILLPIFFMCPSVCNILQANLSHALNQVPGSVGKEFNVISLSFSDDEDASHARTSKQNYANLITRDMDLDHWYYLTSNRENILKLTQSLGFYFVKQGKHNYIHPNVLIVLAKKGKIIRYLYGPNFLPFDVGMALSEAGKGESGISIKQGVLSFCFDYDAENKTYVFKMFRITGTAILILLIGFLLFLVRPSKYRSKRGRQHK
- a CDS encoding DOMON domain-containing protein encodes the protein MLRYFFSALIAAFILIPGTAMGSEYDHELKADDMTVFWRIDQDRIHVKLSAKTQGWVAIGFDPEKAMQGANIIIGAVKKGKVRIEDHYGDRKRGHSSDEKLGGENHVLNPEGQEEDGVTTISFSLLLEAQDKWDKSIDPDKVSRIMIAYGFGRDSFRAGHAWREVYEVNYNTGETQKIK
- a CDS encoding thioesterase family protein; translated protein: MAGGIKNTAAIITANYMDRCLHCPTRIQVSTLGESTHFIRKQASIVQDGRERIRAMGTFVRPSQIDFPSDYDGVPEDVAPWDRCIKVPSMPGYSLFDQVDLRLDPEYAGWMEGNLAQRSVMKGWVRFKDPRAVDLEALTLFADSFPPCVLARHGLVAWVLTIEYSVNIRELPSSDRLKGIFTTRFISSGLVEEDGELWDENGRLVALSRQIAKFHPQ
- a CDS encoding electron transfer flavoprotein subunit alpha/FixB family protein yields the protein MEKTNKDIWVLGDYRNYFRSRVTLQILARARFLAEKTGAKVCAVVFGHDVDEYAREYIAHGADRVYVMDHPRLEGYSLEIYSFLLTSLAREFSPDILLIGATRFGQEIAPRVAKALKTGLTADCIDLEIDEKGRLVQIAPSFGGNLIARIITPKARPQMATVRPGTFRELAHDDNAKGEIIPMDLPEDLPEQRVCCLQSEYKPAKAVGIEEADIVITGGRGMGSKGKFKKLFDLAGLMNAEVGATRPVVYADWIGHDALVGQAGKQIRPKVLFAFGISGAIQHTAAISDADFIVAVNKNPNATMMKMADVAIVADANQVCSGIIREIKKNIRD
- a CDS encoding iron-containing alcohol dehydrogenase, whose product is MLFHMPVKLYFGPGQIEQLKSIVSEELKAKSSVIITDKGVAEAGLVDRVTDLLPGARVFDQIEANPKSNTINQIAAALRTDKPDLIIGLGGGSPLDAGKALALLVTNGGNIEDYEGREKYTSDPLPFLAIPTTCGTGSEVTWVSVITDVNRKFKMSIKGSRMYPCVSIVDPDLISSLPKSIIASTGLDALTHAVEAYLSKPATLVTDTCAARAVQLILGSLEKAWADIENNRLDRENLMMGSTIAGFAFGNSDVTAVHCISESIGALYDVPHGVANSIFLPHVLAYNLLACKGKMADLAKIAGMAQKAKAVFPGAKDPQDALAKTFIQEIRSLSSRLKIPRFSDLNIGPDQNKTIARMSVANNSNDSNPLTLGQADYCKILENALE